From the genome of Ignavibacteriales bacterium, one region includes:
- a CDS encoding cellulase family glycosylhydrolase, giving the protein MAVETNERSKKKIELELVLIIVKERPVKKIFVFLSLSIIIGVSLFAQPKRFIKCEGKNFVDAGGKIFLPKGINLGNWLNPEGYMFRFENVSSFRLIDNTFKELLGADETRKFWKTFRDNYITREDIHFIKSTGLNHIRVPFNFKLFLVEDHPEIFLEEGFKRLDDVIKWCREENLYVLVDLHAAPGGQTGDNIDDSWSYPFLFESGEAQQTTIALWKKLASRYKSEKIILGYDLLNEPIPHFYENKEELNKLLEPFYKKLTAAIRSVDKNHIIFLGGSQWNTNFKVFGVPFDKNLAYTFHKYWMPTEQKEIQEYVDYSNKYNVPTYLGESGENEDAWIDSFRKLLEKNEIGWCFWPYKKMDSTRGISSFMQTEEWKQIVKYAEAPKKNFEEVRKAKPSREVVKKAFSDLLENIKFKNCSINSGYLSALGMNR; this is encoded by the coding sequence ATGGCTGTTGAAACAAACGAAAGATCAAAGAAAAAGATTGAACTCGAATTGGTTCTAATAATAGTTAAGGAGAGACCGGTGAAAAAGATTTTTGTATTCCTATCTCTATCAATAATTATCGGAGTGAGTTTATTTGCCCAGCCAAAGCGATTTATTAAATGCGAAGGCAAAAATTTTGTTGATGCAGGCGGGAAAATCTTTTTACCGAAGGGGATAAACCTCGGCAACTGGCTCAATCCGGAAGGGTATATGTTTCGGTTCGAAAATGTGAGCTCTTTCCGGTTGATCGATAATACATTCAAAGAACTTCTCGGTGCTGATGAAACAAGAAAATTCTGGAAAACTTTTCGTGATAATTACATAACGAGGGAGGATATTCATTTTATAAAAAGTACCGGATTGAATCACATACGCGTTCCGTTCAATTTCAAATTATTTCTTGTAGAAGATCATCCCGAAATTTTTCTAGAAGAGGGATTCAAACGCCTGGATGATGTAATTAAATGGTGCCGAGAAGAGAATCTGTATGTTCTAGTAGATCTGCATGCAGCGCCGGGTGGACAGACAGGTGATAATATTGATGATAGCTGGAGTTATCCATTCCTTTTTGAAAGTGGAGAAGCGCAGCAGACAACTATTGCTCTCTGGAAAAAACTTGCCTCGAGATACAAGAGTGAAAAAATAATTTTAGGTTATGATTTATTGAATGAGCCGATTCCTCATTTCTACGAGAACAAAGAGGAATTAAACAAATTGCTTGAACCGTTTTATAAAAAACTAACAGCTGCAATTCGAAGTGTAGATAAAAATCATATAATCTTTCTCGGCGGCTCGCAATGGAATACTAATTTCAAAGTATTCGGAGTTCCTTTTGATAAAAATCTAGCTTATACATTTCACAAATACTGGATGCCAACCGAGCAGAAGGAAATTCAGGAGTATGTTGATTACAGTAATAAATACAATGTCCCAACGTATCTGGGTGAATCCGGTGAGAATGAAGATGCCTGGATTGATTCATTTAGAAAACTTTTAGAAAAGAATGAAATAGGCTGGTGCTTCTGGCCCTATAAAAAGATGGATTCAACGCGCGGAATATCATCCTTCATGCAAACAGAAGAATGGAAACAGATAGTCAAATATGCTGAAGCCCCTAAGAAAAATTTTGAGGAAGTCCGCAAGGCAAAACCTTCGCGCGAAGTTGTAAAAAAAGCATTTAGTGATTTGCTGGAAAATATCAAATTCAAAAATTGTTCTATCAATTCGGGATATCTAAGCGCATTAGGAATGAATCGTTAA
- a CDS encoding prolyl oligopeptidase family serine peptidase gives MKARVFLFLTGYLMLLVGCSLDIVKESGVKKQEEKSLNTNFEQQVSINYLLYLPKDYNGKDKFPLMMFLHGSGERGKNLELVKKNGPPKLIEQGKDFPFIIISPQCPEGVRWKTNTLVALLDEIIKNYNIDENRIYITGLSMGGYGTWKLANEIPERLAAIMPICGWGDSWTICEIGDLPVWAFHGAKDNVVPVQRDQELVDALKACKGNAKLTIYPEAYHDSWTQTYDNPEVYEWLLKQTKDQRKRLNSNWF, from the coding sequence ATGAAAGCGAGAGTATTTTTATTCCTTACGGGTTATTTGATGCTGCTTGTCGGTTGTTCACTCGATATAGTTAAAGAGAGTGGCGTTAAAAAGCAGGAAGAAAAAAGTTTGAATACAAATTTTGAACAGCAGGTAAGTATCAATTACCTCCTTTATCTGCCGAAAGATTATAACGGAAAAGACAAATTTCCATTGATGATGTTCTTGCACGGAAGCGGCGAGCGAGGTAAAAATCTTGAACTAGTTAAAAAAAATGGACCGCCCAAACTTATAGAGCAGGGAAAAGATTTTCCGTTTATAATCATATCGCCGCAATGCCCCGAGGGAGTCCGCTGGAAAACAAATACTCTAGTCGCTCTGCTCGATGAAATTATTAAGAACTATAACATTGATGAAAACAGAATTTACATTACCGGTTTGAGTATGGGAGGATACGGAACGTGGAAATTGGCAAATGAAATTCCTGAGCGACTTGCCGCTATAATGCCCATCTGTGGCTGGGGCGATTCATGGACGATTTGTGAGATTGGTGATCTTCCTGTCTGGGCATTCCATGGTGCAAAAGACAATGTTGTGCCGGTGCAGAGGGATCAGGAACTTGTCGATGCACTTAAAGCATGTAAGGGTAATGCAAAACTAACAATCTATCCGGAAGCTTATCACGACTCTTGGACTCAAACATATGATAATCCTGAAGTTTATGAATGGCTGTTGAAACAAACGAAAGATCAAAGAAAAAGATTGAACTCGAATTGGTTCTAA